The Desulfobotulus pelophilus genomic sequence CAGTCTCTTGTATGTGCAGTCCATCTTTCAGGGTGTGAATTTCTGGCTTTGTGATAGACCGCATGACGTTTTTGGAGAATGTCCTTATGTCTGCCGTAGTGCCGGTCATCCGGTGTCACAAAATGAATGCTGCTGTGGAGGTGTTCCGTGTTATACCAGACAACAAAGCTGTCCACCCACTTCTGGGCCTGCTCTAAAGAAGAAAATGGCTTTGAAGGATAGACAGGGCGATATTTCATGGTTCTGAAGAGAGACTCTGAGTAGGGATTATCATTGCTCACCTTTGGCCTTGAAAAAGATGGAATGATACCGAGCCTGTCCAGAGTCGCCAGCATGGTGGCCCCCTTCATTGGGCCTCCGTTATCCGCATGCAAAACAAGGCTTTTAGGATGGATACCGTGAAGCATACAGCTCTGACTTACAAGCTTTGAACTCAGATCCATGGACTCATTTTCATGAACCCTTGCAGCAATGATTTTCCGGCTCCAGACATCAATCACCATGTACAGATAAAAGAACTGTCCACGGATATCGGTTTTCATGTATGTGATGTCCCAGCTCCAAACCTGGCAAGGCCCTGTTGCTGTATATTCTTCTGGTTTTTTTCTTTCAGCGGGTTTTGAAGTTTCCCGGTGATGCAACATATTCTGTTCTTTCAAAATTCTGTAAAAAGTAGATTCTGATGCAAGATAGATTCCCTGATCTGCCAGAAGCGGCACAATCTGTTTGGGTGGAAGATCCCTGAATTCAGGACGGGTGGCTATATGGATAACCTCTTGTTTTTCAAGCTCTGTAAGCTTGTTTTCAGGGGATTTTCCGGGGCCGCGTCGCTGATCTTCACCGCCGCCCTTTTTTTTCCAGCGTATGACAGACCGGGCGCTAAGGCCAAGTGTATGGGCAGCTTTGCAAAGCCTGGCACCTCTTTTTACGGCCTCATCCATCAGGGCGAGTATCATTTTGCGCTCCTCAGGGCTATGTTTCCGTCCTCGTCCCCCCAGATTTTGCTGGCTTTTTTTTTCAGGATCAGCAAGGCGGCAGC encodes the following:
- a CDS encoding IS3 family transposase (programmed frameshift), whose protein sequence is MPYSPMFKDKMVCRMTGPGAISAGALSKEMDVSPSTLSRWLRKAGQRCTCPESLPMKEKRPQDWTSDEKLNAIIEASKIDNADLGAFLREKGLHETHLEQWRLQILNALQMKPVTDTKNKSKSSDTKKIRQLEKELQRKESALAEAAALLILKKKASKNLGGRGRKHSPEERKMILALMDEAVKRGARLCKAAHTLGLSARSVIRWKKKGGGEDQRRGPGKSPENKLTELEKQEVIHIATRPEFRDLPPKQIVPLLADQGIYLASESTFYRILKEQNMLHHRETSKPAERKKPEEYTATGPCQVWSWDITYMKTDIRGQFFYLYMVIDVWSRKIIAARVHENESMDLSSKLVSQSCMLHGIHPKSLVLHADNGGPMKGATMLATLDRLGIIPSFSRPKVSNDNPYSESLFRTMKYRPVYPSKPFSSLEQAQKWVDSFVVWYNTEHLHSSIHFVTPDDRHYGRHKDILQKRHAVYHKARNSHPERWTAHTRDWQPKLEVTLNPGKKQGHLMEKSCPQAA